In Glycine soja cultivar W05 chromosome 10, ASM419377v2, whole genome shotgun sequence, the genomic stretch agaaaaattaggcaatgaaaaaaaatcattcttattttattttatccatcaATACAAATAAGATGTCTAATAGGCATAAATTTACACCTCAAGAAACttattaaatatgaaaagataaatgaaaaatgaattgTAACCTcttacaaaataagaaaaatttagaGAAATAAACATCTACTCGTAATTATTCACAATTCTGacattttttaagttaataaaTTAGAATACGGCATTGCACTACACACGTCACCAAAACTTGCCGCTctttgaaggatggcaatgtttttttataagaataagaattctattgttttaaatatttgacatgatatgcatttaatttatcttttttatacacACATTTCAAAAATAAACATAACAAATATTTATCCCCAAATTAGTTTAATGTACACAGCATATTACTCTATTGTCAATTTCAACGGAGCAAGACCCATAATTGCTCCAAAGTGTAGCCTGGCCAATCTATGGTAGCCTAGCATTGCTATACACTTTCCAGGACAATAAGAGTACGAAGTACATTAGGtggttttcaatttaaaaaatgaacaagCCCCGTCATCCCGGTAACCAAAAAAACTCCCCCACCCTCGAAAATGATTCAATTCAAGTAGTTAGACAAGAAAACAGAAATGAAAAGGCAGCTAAATGAGATGCTACTATCAATATGGTAGTATCAATATGGTAGTACATTTACATtgtgaagataaaaaaaaatctcaaactaAGCGGCTATTGAAGGATTATATTTCTCGGTTTATGCATTTCCTCGAGTAAGTCATTCACTCACAATCCAACTAGCCCGCATTTTTTCTTGAATTGGATTTTGGTCTACAGATGAGTAcggtgctatttttttttttttttatcaaagtggATGATAGGGCACGTAACCTAATAAACTTGTCAAGTTATTCACAATATCGTTGCACCTTGTCAGAAGGCTTATCATCTGCTGTGATATATCAACGGTGGGTGCAGTAGCTGATGCAGTCGCGTTTATAAAATTGGGTGTATTTCTGGGTGCCATTTCGGAATTATGCAAATTATGTTGTAGGATTTTCGTAAACTGAGTAGGAGGGGGAGGAGTATTAGGCAACGGTGGTTGAGAAATAGCCTTTTGAACGTTCTTACTATTAAAATCCATAGCAACAGAAGAAGGTGCACCACCATCAGCAAAACTAACACTGTTGAAGCTGTTCCTATTACCCACCATTAATTGCTCTCCCCTACTACTTTCTTCCCCACCTAACATGAATTTCACACGCGGAGTCCCCTTACTACTACCTCCATTACCGGTTAACTGGCCTGGCTCATCCGCAGTAGATTTCTTCAGTATAGATTTGAGCTGGATCGTTGGCTGAGGAAGAGGTTGCTGGGCTGATGACTGGCGTTGAACCACGGCAGGATTCTTGACCCGAGGTGATTCATTGGCACCATTGTCTCCCCTAGCCTTTGCAGCTTCAGAGACTTCAGATGAAGCATCACCAAATTCCCGGAGGAAGCACTTCACACCAACGTTGCCAAATAAGGATTGGTTTGCTAGAGCATATTTATATGCAGATTGTGCATCTACCTTGTGCAAGAAAACAACTCGACATGTTGAGGTCTTCCAAAACACGCGGAGACCTGATTGGTCTATTGGCCCAAAACGAGCAAACCTTGCTTTCAGCTCTGCAACAGATGGTAGTGATGTTTCTAGGGGGAACTTGATCACCAGTATGGTGGGTTCAACCGCCTTGGCTGGACGCTCCACTTTCCTGGTCAATTCTGGTTTCACTACCTTGGGTGGAGCCTGGGCCATGGATTCTTTTCCATCTCCTTGACGGGCTTCAGAAGTTTTCTGGCCGCCTGCCTTCTTCTCTGCAGCCAGTGCCTTTATATTCTTGattttcttccatcttttttcAGTAATTTCTTCTTGACGATCAGAGAGGGCCCTTTTCCGCCCAGCTTTGGTAGGATCGTCAGGCCGAACAATGTGCTTTACAGGCTTTATAAGTGATGAAGCTCTGGCATGATCATCAGGACCGTCTGATGTCCCAACACTGGATGGAGGTCTACGAACTTCAGCAGCTTCATTCTCTGTGACTATGGGTGGGGATACAGGCAAGCTTTTCTGATAAATAAGAGACCTGAACCGCAAAAAGAACTGCCTAGTAACTGCAGGGATCCCTCTTTTAACACCATGAAAAGGATCCAAAGCAAGAGCTTGCAAATCACCCAAAAGATGGGGCAACTCAATATTAACTTCTGCCATGGAATCCATGGGCATCAAATTACTGGTAGAAGCATCCACCTGCATTGGTTCAGATTTTTCAGATTGCCCTGATAGCTGTACAGCTTTTTCAGAAGTAGAAATCTTCTCCAGATGGCCTGAGGTAGGTTGTAAATTCAAaccctttttcatttttttcttctttttcccctCAATACCAGAAGTCTCAGACTTTAAGTCATTTGCAGGCCGCTTATGAACTTTTATCTTCTTTGGCACACCATCAACATTAAGTTTGTGATGCTTAACTTGCTTAACCTCATCAGATGTAGCCAGGAATCCCTGCTCTATTTGCTGAAAATCTTCATGTGGTCCTGATGGTGTTAAATTTCCATCATTTTTTACATCAATATAAGTTTTGCTCTCCATATTGGTAGACTGAGATGTCTCATTAACTATGTTTGGCAATGCCATCTCCCCAGACAAATGAGGCCTACCCATGCTTTTACTAGCAACTTCAACTGGTTCAATACTCCTGGTCATTTCTGGGGATGCATGACCAATGCCATCTGATTGAACCTGGTCTGCAACAGCTATTTCGGCTTTTACAGTTGAAGCTGCAATATCTTGGCTCATAATCCCTGTGTCTTCATGCTTCTCCAAAGCCTCAGGCACGGCCGACACTGCTAAAGGCCTCTTCTGAAGCACATAACTCCCAGCTGCATCCGATGTCTCCCTGGAAGATAACTGGAAGGTGTTACTGGGTTCATCTCGACGCATAAAAAGATACTTGTCCTTCTTGGAATTGTCCTTAGCTTTAACAGATTTTGTTGCACTCTTCTTCTCACCGCCCAAAGTTTCCGCTATCACCATTGGACCACTCAAAGGAGCTGGAATATGCAACCATAAAAGCATCAGAAAAATGGTAGCATTCACATACTAACCCTATTAGAATAACTAGACAGGCAGCAATCATGGAGATATCATCCAATGCACACCAACTAACATCCTTTCACAGGCAATTAAATTTCATGAGCTTACAATGTAATAGCATATCAACACAGCTCATAAATGCAAATGGCCTAGTTATCTTAATGCTGCAGCCTGCACAGGAAGCGCCACCTTTCGCGCAACTTTTTTGCCAGGATAGTAGGAATacttaattaaagtaattatgaatagattatgattatgataattagTACAAGGGAAACctaatgaagaaaaatatagaaagaaCTGTACCATTGGTAATCTAAGGTGGGCAAAAGGATAAACTTACTGACCCTGTTTTGATAAACTTATTCAAAAACCACGTTTAGGAGAATAAAACAAGGAGATAAAATGCATTCAGCTTCTGCACAAGCTAAAGTCAACTTATCCACCTTAACTTttggagaaaataaataaaaagagcttctataaaaataaagtgtaaaagtttattttagttCATGCAACAAGCTCAATTCACACTTATACGgtaattgcttatggaaaagttTATCCAATGCATGCCAGAGTCTCACAATGTTCACAAAAAATGCATATAACAACATCCAAAATGGAAAACACAGAAGATCATTATAATATACCTTTAGCAGGAAGCCTCACAGGCTGATCAAGGCGATTACCGATAGAATCTGAAGGGCGCCTCGGCTGCACACCGAAAGCCTGAGCATAAGTCTCATCATACTGCTCAAACACTGCCCTTCGAAAAGCAAACGCAGTGGCCCTATTCTTAGTGAAATCAATGCTTCTCGGATCACCACCATGTGGATTCATCGCCAATTGCTTCACAAAAGAAAGCATCTCCACAGTTCCAAACTCACTCATCGCCCTTCTGATCTGAGCATTAGAATACACTCCAGGCTCATAATCCGGCACCTGAACAGAATAATACCCTTCCACATCGGTTGGGCGAAAATTCCCGGGGCCCCTACACCTACAAACCAATCCAAGGCCGCATCTTCTACTGGCCTCATCCACGGCCTCCTCCACGGCCTTCAGGAAGTTTCTAGAACTTATCTGCCGCGATTTCTCCGCGAAATTCGCGTCGAATGGGATGAGCTCCGACGGCTCGAACCACCCGTAGCTGCTGTCACCGAAGAACGCCACCAACACGTGACCCTCCCTCTTGGTTCTTCGCACCGCGGAAGACGCGAAAGCTTCGTTGTATATGTGCCCCGGCCACCACGGGTGCGATTTCACCTTCCCCCACACCATGTCACCGATTTCGAAGCCGTGCCCTACGTTCCTCGACGCTCCGCCGGCTGCCACGTAACCGTCGAACTCCGATAGCAGCGAATT encodes the following:
- the LOC114370386 gene encoding uncharacterized protein LOC114370386, which translates into the protein MSQHHNNHATLTVSTGDANPDNRLQPVDAPISTAEHVRVRVSSEDNAAPASESARFSNSEVNSLLSEFDGYVAAGGASRNVGHGFEIGDMVWGKVKSHPWWPGHIYNEAFASSAVRRTKREGHVLVAFFGDSSYGWFEPSELIPFDANFAEKSRQISSRNFLKAVEEAVDEASRRCGLGLVCRCRGPGNFRPTDVEGYYSVQVPDYEPGVYSNAQIRRAMSEFGTVEMLSFVKQLAMNPHGGDPRSIDFTKNRATAFAFRRAVFEQYDETYAQAFGVQPRRPSDSIGNRLDQPVRLPAKAPLSGPMVIAETLGGEKKSATKSVKAKDNSKKDKYLFMRRDEPSNTFQLSSRETSDAAGSYVLQKRPLAVSAVPEALEKHEDTGIMSQDIAASTVKAEIAVADQVQSDGIGHASPEMTRSIEPVEVASKSMGRPHLSGEMALPNIVNETSQSTNMESKTYIDVKNDGNLTPSGPHEDFQQIEQGFLATSDEVKQVKHHKLNVDGVPKKIKVHKRPANDLKSETSGIEGKKKKKMKKGLNLQPTSGHLEKISTSEKAVQLSGQSEKSEPMQVDASTSNLMPMDSMAEVNIELPHLLGDLQALALDPFHGVKRGIPAVTRQFFLRFRSLIYQKSLPVSPPIVTENEAAEVRRPPSSVGTSDGPDDHARASSLIKPVKHIVRPDDPTKAGRKRALSDRQEEITEKRWKKIKNIKALAAEKKAGGQKTSEARQGDGKESMAQAPPKVVKPELTRKVERPAKAVEPTILVIKFPLETSLPSVAELKARFARFGPIDQSGLRVFWKTSTCRVVFLHKVDAQSAYKYALANQSLFGNVGVKCFLREFGDASSEVSEAAKARGDNGANESPRVKNPAVVQRQSSAQQPLPQPTIQLKSILKKSTADEPGQLTGNGGSSKGTPRVKFMLGGEESSRGEQLMVGNRNSFNSVSFADGGAPSSVAMDFNSKNVQKAISQPPLPNTPPPPTQFTKILQHNLHNSEMAPRNTPNFINATASATAPTVDISQQMISLLTRCNDIVNNLTSLLGYVPYHPL